DNA from Bacilli bacterium:
CGACGACCGGAAAGTCGCGGAAGCGATCCTGACGCTGTCCTCCACGACGAACGGCAAAGTGGCGGTGAAAGCGTGGGAGGCGCTGGAAAAAAAGACGGCGCTATCTTTAAAGGATCTGGCCGAAGAGCGGGGCGAGGAGCGGTTCACGCTTAAGCAGATCGACCGGCAGCCGCGCACGGTCATCACCTCGCCGGCATTTTCCGGGTCGGAAAAAGGCGGCAGAAGATATGCGCCGTTCACCACCAATGTGGAGCGGCGCATCCCCTGGCGGACGCTGACCGGCCGCCAACAGTTTTATCTCGATCATGAGCTTTTGATGGAATTCGGCGAGTCGATGGCTACTTACAAACCGGCGCTTAACCCCCGCCCGTTTGCCGGCAAAAAGGCAAAAGCCGGCAAGGAAGTCGTGCTGAACTATTTGACTCCGCACAACAAATGGTCGATTCACAGCATGTATTACGACTCGCTGCCGATGCAAACGCTGTTCCGCGGGGGCCCGACCATCTGGATGAACAAGGACGATGCTTTTGAGGCGGACATCAACGACAACGATTGGATCGAATGCTTCAACCAGAACGGCGTCGTCGTGGCGCGCGCGGTCGTGACGCATCGGCTGCCGCGCGGCATGGCGATGATGTATCACGCGCAGGACAGAACTTTGTATGTGCCCGGGTCAAAGCTGACGGGCAAGCGCGGCGGCACGCACAACAGCCCGACGCGCATCCGCGTCAAGCCGACGCATATGATCGGGGGGTACGCGCAATTGAGCTACGGCTTCAACTATTACGGGCCAACCGGCAACCAGCGCGATTTAAACGTGATGATCCGCAAACTGGAAGAGGTGGATTGGCTTGAAGATTAAAGCGCATGTCGCCATGGTGATGAACCTGGACAAATGCATCGGGTGCCACACGTGCACCGTTACTTGCAAAAATACGTGGACAAACCGCAAGGGCGCGGAATATATGTACTGGAACAACGTGGAGACCAAGCCCGGCGTCGGGTACCCGAAGGAATGGGAAAACCAGGACAAATACCGGGGCGGATGGGAGCTGAAAAACGGCAAGCTGGAGTTGAAAAGCGGACCGCGCGGCAAAAAGCTGCTGAACATTTTCCACAATCCCGATCTTCCGGAAATCGACGATTATTATGAACCGTGGACTTATGAATACGATAAATTGATTCACTCTCCCGAACGCAAGCATCAGCCGGTCGCCATGCCCAGATCGCAAATTACCGGCGAGCGCATGGATATTTGTTGGGGCCCCAACTGGGAAGACGATTTGGCGGGAGCCCATGTGACGGGTTTGCGCGATCCGAACTTTGTGAATATGCAAGAAGAGGTGCGCATGGAATTTGCGCAGGTGTTTATGATGTATCTGCCGCGCATCTGCGAGCATTGCTTGAATCCGGCGTGCGTTTCCGCGTGCCCTTCCGGCGCAATGTACAAGCGCGATGAAGACGGCATCGTACTGGTGGACCAAACGGCTTGCCGGGCGTGGCGGTTTTGCGTCTCCAGCTGCCCGTACAAAAAAGTTTATTTCAACTGGGCGACGAACAAGGCGGAAAAATGCACGCTCTGCTATCCCCGGATTGAAGCGGGCATGCCGACTATTTGCGCCGAAACTTGCGTTGGCCGCATCCGCTATCTCGGCATCGTCCTGTATGATGCCGAACGGGTGAAAGAAGCCGCCAGCGTGCCGGACGTGAAAGATTTGTATGAAGCGCAGCTGGGATTATTTTTGGACCCGTTTGCGCCGCACGTCATCGCGCAGGCGAAAGAAGAAGGCATTCCGGACGAGTGGATTGCGGCGGCGCAAAAATCGCCGGTTTATAAACTGGCTGTCCAGTGGAAAA
Protein-coding regions in this window:
- the narH gene encoding nitrate reductase subunit beta gives rise to the protein MKIKAHVAMVMNLDKCIGCHTCTVTCKNTWTNRKGAEYMYWNNVETKPGVGYPKEWENQDKYRGGWELKNGKLELKSGPRGKKLLNIFHNPDLPEIDDYYEPWTYEYDKLIHSPERKHQPVAMPRSQITGERMDICWGPNWEDDLAGAHVTGLRDPNFVNMQEEVRMEFAQVFMMYLPRICEHCLNPACVSACPSGAMYKRDEDGIVLVDQTACRAWRFCVSSCPYKKVYFNWATNKAEKCTLCYPRIEAGMPTICAETCVGRIRYLGIVLYDAERVKEAASVPDVKDLYEAQLGLFLDPFAPHVIAQAKEEGIPDEWIAAAQKSPVYKLAVQWKIALPLHPEYRTLPMVWYVPPLSPVMNRVEGKGSNAKPEDVFGAIDDMRIPVSYLASLLAAGDTEVIRNVLRKMAAMRIYMRSVQLRQPIDEEMLRDAGLDPDTAEQMYRLLAIAKYSDRFVIPPAHRELAEETFLEQGGCSLNFAGGPGACGPF